The Capricornis sumatraensis isolate serow.1 chromosome 11, serow.2, whole genome shotgun sequence DNA segment CGTGAGGTGGAACGGTGGGGCTGCTGCCTACCCCCTCTTCTGGCCCCAGGGTGGCGATGGGAGAGGCGGAGGCGGAGGCGGGAGCGGCAGTGGAGCTCAGTGGTCTGCCCTCCAGCGTCCCAGACGAGCTGCTCACGCTCTACTTCGAGAACCGGCGAAGCTCTGGGGGTGGGCCTGTGGCGAGTTGGCAGAGACTCGGCCGTGGGGGCATCCTCACCTTTGAGGAGCCTGCAGGTGAGGGACCGACGGAAAGGGACAGCCTGGGCCCCTCTGGCCGCTGGCCCTGACCGGCACGCTCCCCTCGCCCGCAGATGCCGCGAGGGTCCTGGCCTGGCCAGAGCACACTCTGCAGGGGGCTCGGCTGAGCCTGCGGCCAGCCCCACCACGCGCCTCTGCGCGCCTGCTGCTCCAAGGATTGCCTCCTGGCACCACACCCCAGCTCCTGGAGCAGTACGTCCAAGCTCTGCTTTGTGCCGCCGGGCACCCGGAGCAGCCTTGCCACACCTTGGCCAGTCCCCGACCAGATCGTGCCCTGGTGCAACTGCCCAAGCCCCTTTCTGAGGCAGGTAAGAGGCGGGATTGGGGCGGCCTGCCTGTTAGGGGAGGCACCCTGTGCTGACTTGCATCCTCCCCGCAGAAGCTGGCGTCCTGGAGGTGCACGCccgggccctgggcctggagggGGCTGAGGTCTCCCTGGCCTGGGTGCCCCAGGCCCGGGCAGTGCGTGTGGTAGGAGGCGACCCCCCtgcagacctgctgctgctggagcTGTACCTGGAGAATGAGCGCCGCAGTGGCGGGGGGCCCCTGGAGGGCATGCGCAGCCTCCCAGGGCACCTGGGCACCGTGGTCTCCTTCCAGCACTGGAGGGGTGAGTGGGGCAGGACAGGGCTGTTCCCCACCATGGCTTGGAGCCCTGATGACCtgttctttcccttcttccaagTGGCCGAGCGGGTGCTGCAGCGGGACCACCAGCTGCAGGGCTCACAGCTGAACCTTGTCCCCCACTACGATGTCCTGGAGCCTGAGGAGCTCACTGAGGGCTCCGGCGGAGGGAGCCACCCAGGCGACTTGGGGCCTGCGGCCCCCAGGCACATTCTCCAGGAGGCAGGAGGACCAGCAAGGGCACAGCATTATGCTGGGGATGTCACACTGGGCTCTGAGGAGGCGCCAGGGCAGTCAGGAGCTTCTCTGAGCACAGGCCCTTGTTTGGACAGCTCGTTGCTGGCACGGGCCAGGCCAGTCAGCTCAGGGTCTTCAGAAGAGGAGGGACCGGGGAGCCCAAGGACTGTGGGGTCTCCGGACCCAGTGGAGATCGCCATGCGCTCTTCAGAGCAGGTGGCGTCAGTGGGCTTGGGGCCCGTGGGGTCACCGAGGCAGGAGGGCCTGGTGGAGACGGTGCTGGCAATGGAGCCGGGAGCAATGCGCTTCATTCAGCTCTATCATGAGGACCTTCTCGCCGGCCTCGGAGACGTGGCTCTCTTCCCGCTTGAGGGCTCAGATACGACTGGATTCCGGGTAAGCAGCCCCTGAGGAGTCCTCACCTTTAATCCTCCTCTGGTACTGGGGGCTCTGGGTGCCTTTCCTGTGCCCTAAACTTGCcaactgcccccccacccccgccccacggTCCTGCAGCTCTGCGGAGCCCTGGCCCCGTGCCGGGCAGCCGAGGAGTTTCTGCAAAGTCTGCTGGGTAGCGTTAGCTGTCACATGCTAAGCCTGAAGCACCCAGGCAGTGCCAGGTTCCTGCTGAGCCCAGAGGGGCAGCACCTTCTCCGGGAGCTGGAGACACGGTTCCAGTGCGTCTTCTGGACAGAGCATCTGGCTGGGGCCGTCCTGGACATGGATCTGGAAGAGGTGGACATGGAACCTGCCCCGCCCTCCCCTGGTTCCCCCCGCCAGGAGCTGCCTCCACCCTTGCTCAGACGCCTTGGGGGGCAGGTGTCCTGGGAGCCTTGACACTCTCTCCCAACAGGTGGGCCCCACTGAGGCCCTGCAGGCCCTCCCTGGCCTCTCCTCCACCCCGTGGCCTCCAGACGATCCGGACAGTGACCAGGAGAACTCAGGCCTGGGTAGGGATCCCTGAGGCCCCGGGACATCCCGCAGCCTTTCTTGACCTCTGGCAGCTCTGTGCTGCTCTGCACTGTGCCCATCGGCTGAGCGGATACTCTCCAACCCCTGTCTCCATCTTCCTCCCGGCCCCTGACTGCCCGTCCTGGCTGGGCTCGACCCTTGACCGGGtgcctctccctgccccccagaGGAGGTCCGAGAGCTGCTGGCCACCCTGGAGGGCCTGGATGGCGAAGACTGGCTGCCGCTGGAGCTAGgggaggaggagcctgaggggcagcCAGAAGAGGAGGTGACACCCCCCAGGTCTGGGGAGGGGCCCTCGGCCCCCAGCAGAGAGTCTGGGCGGCTGCAGGAGGAAGCCGAGCTACAGCTGGCACTCTACCGGTCCCTGCAGCCGCGAGGCCAGGGAGCCGAGCAGGAGGAGGCTGCGCTGCAGCAGGCCCTGGCCCTCTCCCTGCTGGAGCCGCCCCCCATGAGAGGGGAGCAGGAGCTCCTCTGGGGCCAGGGCCCGGGTGGCTGGGCCCAGCTGGAGGTGCACGCCGCCTTTGAGCGGGATATGGACGAGCTAGACCGGGCCCTGGAGGCTGCCTTGGAGGTGCACATCAGGGAGGAGCTGGTAGGGGCCCCGGGCTGCGTGCTGCCCGCGGAGCTGTGTGCCCGCCTGGAGCGGTGCCATGGCGTGAGTGTTGCTCTGCACGGTGGCCACATCGTCCTCCGCGGCTTTGGGGTCCAGCCTACCCACGCGGCCCGCCACCTGGCAGCACTGCTGGCTGGCCCTCGGGATCAGAGCTTGGCCTTTCCCTTGGCGGCTTCCAGCTCCACGCGTGAGTCCACAGGCTGGGAAGGGGCGAGGAGGGCAGGGGCCACTGGTGCCCTGGGCATGGTCTACAGCCTTTCTCCTTCCTGCCTCAGTGCCACAGCAGAGGCCGAAGGAGCCCCTGGGCAGGCTGGAGCGTCTCTCTGATAGCAGCAGTGAGTTCCAGGCGGTGGTGCAGGCTTTCTGTGACACGCTGGACACGGCCCATGGCAGGATCCACGTGGTGCGGGTGAGGCCACTCTATCTTGCCGCCTCTGGTCTCCGGACTCCTGGCACATTTTGCTTTGCAGAGCCCGTGGCCAGGGAGACAGAAAGCTGTGGAGGTTGGGGGTCCCAGCCCGGGTCCCCACTCTGCCAGTGACAGTCAGGTGCAGAGCATGGGGTGCTGGCACCATCTCGTGGCTTCTCTGAGGATTGCTCCTTCCGCAGACTGCACCTCTGGGGGCTCCCCTGCCCGCCATGGGGGTGGCTCCAGCAAGAAGAGGGCTGCCTGCAGCTTCCTCCTGCATTCACTTGTAAAAAGTGGCAGCTCTGAGCATGGTCTCGttgccaaaaaggctgggaacTACTAGTGGGGGGccaggaggaaggaaaaggaggctGAGAAGGAGAGGCTGCAAGGCAATGGGGTGGATGATGGAGGCAGTGGCGTCCCGAGGGCCGGTGGGGCCAGAAGGAAGGGCTGAGGAGGAAGCTGATTCAGGCTGGTTGGCTCTGTGAGAGCAGTGCCCAGAGACAGGATAACTGAGCACAAGCTGGGCTGCACACTTACGGCCAAGGGGCCGGAATCTGGGGCCAGCTGAGAGCTGGGAAGCCAGGTGGCCCCTTTGACTCTTGAGGCACCGAGCTGTGGGTgggtgggcctggggtggggtagcagcatcagcagcctaGATCTGGTCAGAAATGCAGAAGCCTAGGccttccccagccctggcccggtcagccagcagcagcaccaccgcTCTCCTGGTTCTACTGCTGTAACTCCACAGGGAGGACTCTGCTTCCATTTCTGGACTTAGCAGCCATCACCCCTGCCCTTTGCGGAGGACAGACCTCCTGCACTCgggccccaggctcctcttgAGGTTCAGCTGGTTGCCTGTGCAACTTCTTCCAGCGGGACCTCTGTGACTCATGTGGTCCGCTTgagtcttttctccacttaattttagAGACTGTCTCTTGTCTCCCTccagagaagatgtggagaatggACTTCCCTTCTCCCCGTCATTTCTTCCCTCTTCCATCTCACATTTGGTCAGTGACATTATTTTTATGTTGGC contains these protein-coding regions:
- the PARP10 gene encoding protein mono-ADP-ribosyltransferase PARP10 isoform X2 encodes the protein MGEAEAEAGAAVELSGLPSSVPDELLTLYFENRRSSGGGPVASWQRLGRGGILTFEEPADAARVLAWPEHTLQGARLSLRPAPPRASARLLLQGLPPGTTPQLLEQYVQALLCAAGHPEQPCHTLASPRPDRALVQLPKPLSEAAGVLEVHARALGLEGAEVSLAWVPQARAVRVVGGDPPADLLLLELYLENERRSGGGPLEGMRSLPGHLGTVVSFQHWRGEWGRTGLFPTMAWSPDDLFFPFFQVAERVLQRDHQLQGSQLNLVPHYDVLEPEELTEGSGGGSHPGDLGPAAPRHILQEAGGPARAQHYAGDVTLGSEEAPGQSGASLSTGPCLDSSLLARARPVSSGSSEEEGPGSPRTVGSPDPVEIAMRSSEQVASVGLGPVGSPRQEGLVETVLAMEPGAMRFIQLYHEDLLAGLGDVALFPLEGSDTTGFRLCGALAPCRAAEEFLQSLLGSVSCHMLSLKHPGSARFLLSPEGQHLLRELETRFQCVFWTEHLAGAVLDMDLEEVGPTEALQALPGLSSTPWPPDDPDSDQENSGLEEVRELLATLEGLDGEDWLPLELGEEEPEGQPEEEVTPPRSGEGPSAPSRESGRLQEEAELQLALYRSLQPRGQGAEQEEAALQQALALSLLEPPPMRGEQELLWGQGPGGWAQLEVHAAFERDMDELDRALEAALEVHIREELVGAPGCVLPAELCARLERCHGVSVALHGGHIVLRGFGVQPTHAARHLAALLAGPRDQSLAFPLAASSSTLPQQRPKEPLGRLERLSDSSSEFQAVVQAFCDTLDTAHGRIHVVRVERVLHPLLQQQYELHRKRLEQCCERPVEQVLYHGTAVPTVPDICAHGFNRSFCGRNGALYGQGVYFAKRASLSVLDRYSPPDAEGHKAVFVARVLTGDYGQGQRGLRAPPPRPAGHALLRYDSAVDCLHRPSIFVIFHDTQALPTHLITCKHKSRFLPEDAPAPLSTSPAT
- the PARP10 gene encoding protein mono-ADP-ribosyltransferase PARP10 isoform X1, which produces MGEAEAEAGAAVELSGLPSSVPDELLTLYFENRRSSGGGPVASWQRLGRGGILTFEEPADAARVLAWPEHTLQGARLSLRPAPPRASARLLLQGLPPGTTPQLLEQYVQALLCAAGHPEQPCHTLASPRPDRALVQLPKPLSEAEAGVLEVHARALGLEGAEVSLAWVPQARAVRVVGGDPPADLLLLELYLENERRSGGGPLEGMRSLPGHLGTVVSFQHWRGEWGRTGLFPTMAWSPDDLFFPFFQVAERVLQRDHQLQGSQLNLVPHYDVLEPEELTEGSGGGSHPGDLGPAAPRHILQEAGGPARAQHYAGDVTLGSEEAPGQSGASLSTGPCLDSSLLARARPVSSGSSEEEGPGSPRTVGSPDPVEIAMRSSEQVASVGLGPVGSPRQEGLVETVLAMEPGAMRFIQLYHEDLLAGLGDVALFPLEGSDTTGFRLCGALAPCRAAEEFLQSLLGSVSCHMLSLKHPGSARFLLSPEGQHLLRELETRFQCVFWTEHLAGAVLDMDLEEVGPTEALQALPGLSSTPWPPDDPDSDQENSGLEEVRELLATLEGLDGEDWLPLELGEEEPEGQPEEEVTPPRSGEGPSAPSRESGRLQEEAELQLALYRSLQPRGQGAEQEEAALQQALALSLLEPPPMRGEQELLWGQGPGGWAQLEVHAAFERDMDELDRALEAALEVHIREELVGAPGCVLPAELCARLERCHGVSVALHGGHIVLRGFGVQPTHAARHLAALLAGPRDQSLAFPLAASSSTLPQQRPKEPLGRLERLSDSSSEFQAVVQAFCDTLDTAHGRIHVVRVERVLHPLLQQQYELHRKRLEQCCERPVEQVLYHGTAVPTVPDICAHGFNRSFCGRNGALYGQGVYFAKRASLSVLDRYSPPDAEGHKAVFVARVLTGDYGQGQRGLRAPPPRPAGHALLRYDSAVDCLHRPSIFVIFHDTQALPTHLITCKHKSRFLPEDAPAPLSTSPAT
- the PARP10 gene encoding protein mono-ADP-ribosyltransferase PARP10 isoform X3, which encodes MGEAEAEAGAAVELSGLPSSVPDELLTLYFENRRSSGGGPVASWQRLGRGGILTFEEPADAARVLAWPEHTLQGARLSLRPAPPRASARLLLQGLPPGTTPQLLEQYVQALLCAAGHPEQPCHTLASPRPDRALVQLPKPLSEAEAGVLEVHARALGLEGAEVSLAWVPQARAVRVVGGDPPADLLLLELYLENERRSGGGPLEGMRSLPGHLGTVVSFQHWRVAERVLQRDHQLQGSQLNLVPHYDVLEPEELTEGSGGGSHPGDLGPAAPRHILQEAGGPARAQHYAGDVTLGSEEAPGQSGASLSTGPCLDSSLLARARPVSSGSSEEEGPGSPRTVGSPDPVEIAMRSSEQVASVGLGPVGSPRQEGLVETVLAMEPGAMRFIQLYHEDLLAGLGDVALFPLEGSDTTGFRLCGALAPCRAAEEFLQSLLGSVSCHMLSLKHPGSARFLLSPEGQHLLRELETRFQCVFWTEHLAGAVLDMDLEEVGPTEALQALPGLSSTPWPPDDPDSDQENSGLEEVRELLATLEGLDGEDWLPLELGEEEPEGQPEEEVTPPRSGEGPSAPSRESGRLQEEAELQLALYRSLQPRGQGAEQEEAALQQALALSLLEPPPMRGEQELLWGQGPGGWAQLEVHAAFERDMDELDRALEAALEVHIREELVGAPGCVLPAELCARLERCHGVSVALHGGHIVLRGFGVQPTHAARHLAALLAGPRDQSLAFPLAASSSTLPQQRPKEPLGRLERLSDSSSEFQAVVQAFCDTLDTAHGRIHVVRVERVLHPLLQQQYELHRKRLEQCCERPVEQVLYHGTAVPTVPDICAHGFNRSFCGRNGALYGQGVYFAKRASLSVLDRYSPPDAEGHKAVFVARVLTGDYGQGQRGLRAPPPRPAGHALLRYDSAVDCLHRPSIFVIFHDTQALPTHLITCKHKSRFLPEDAPAPLSTSPAT